From Plasmodium yoelii strain 17X genome assembly, chromosome: 11, a single genomic window includes:
- a CDS encoding RNA-binding protein, putative, with the protein MENILKNFRMLSIPVKDNPLLTLNLFIFSCKNDNDEDMMHNETLCVGVLDNIFNHNDIKKFFSNFGTIKSFNVLEKEHLSKNFQNFAYCIYIKYIEENAIETILRYTVDLNNCFTSNTYVPYFINMESKKYTYYLKKYYDDHYNLNIGRKAIIKDILNLNKDNKHPKKTNLVDNDGFTVVQKHTDKPDNINSIFSNNNEKIKNFTKKRKSKIHEGFYLFQKKGSFNNPNPILPKNKKTKKF; encoded by the exons atggagaatattttaaaaaacttTCGAATGCTGAGCATACCTGTAAAGGATAACCCCCTTTTGACATTAAAT ttgtttatatttagctgtaaaaatgataatgatgaagACATGATGCATAATGAAACGTTATGTGTAGGGGTCcttgataatatatttaaccaCAACGATATAAAAAagtttttttctaattttggAACTATTAAATCTTTTAATGTTTTAGAAAAAGAGcatttatcaaaaaatttccaaaattttgcttattgtatatatataaaatatatagaagaAAATGCAATTGAAACTATTTTAAGATATACTgttgatttaaataattgtttTACAAGTAACACTTATGttccatattttataaatatggaaagtaaaaaatatacatattatttaaaaaaatattatgatgatcattataatttaaatataggAAGGAAAGCAATTATTAAAGacattttaaatttaaataaagataataagcatccaaaaaaaacaaatttagtGGATAACGATGGTTTTACTGTTGTTCAAAAACACACAGATAAGCCTGATAATATTAACTcaattttttctaataataacgaaaaaattaaaaatttcacAAAAAAACGGAAATCCAAAATTCATGAAggattttatttatttcaaaaaaaaggaaGTTTTAATAATCCAAATCCAATTTTAcccaaaaataaaaaaacgaaaaaattttaa
- a CDS encoding transmembrane amino acid transporter protein, whose protein sequence is MVNNIDILDYCHSTNDVVPNIVNYKKNNDSYNYLEKHDDVNAGISKNNMGANSNYNGVFVFNNKIGDETKQIDTNMENTTPYININSLENTSKIDLIDESSKNYNMGNNWYHQNKYNNKMHNSKNSKNSKNSKSSKNSKHSHNKHISIDHIKDDDQEINEKEKNKIYEENQTNKKKTWKKRTFSPFTPGGVRSSTVLFLCTAIGVGLLSIPYVFSELGIILSIILILLNSLESYITTNILCMSSLEHNIFVYGNLLEKIGNKYYKTLIDFGLTFSFLSGYVLVLILVNDYLSNILYAFNFPSFISNRIFITIVICLLVLPLTFREHIGSINCFLIFSLFSITLTVLTVGYQSKYYMSLLPEKNISLFKINKHFFKCFNILLFSFSQQSNACFITGQFNQPTQRRITKSESRSILIQVIFYTLFGLLGYLSFLNTTKDNIILNYEETNMSILLCKFFLCISFFFSIPLNFIATYPSMISLYTSIRNNIQKLYSVVFTRNEYLPSLSNILRYDTENPFGEYIQDENTENSSASESQGDDMFQRKCAAIFVTCLCAFVEFNVRKLSNFIGIFGGFTSSIISCILPNLIYYKNMHTFKNKTERYATLALLCFFSVMGLISSIVTAFLIIR, encoded by the exons ATggttaataatatagatatattagATTATTGTCATTCTACAAATGATGTGGTTCCAAATATAgtgaattataaaaaaaacaatgacAGTTATAATTATTTGGAGAAACATGATGATGTAAATGCCGGaataagtaaaaataatatgggAGCTAATTCCAATTATAACGGAGTTTTTGtgtttaataataaaataggaGATGAAACAAAACAAATAGACACCAATATGGAAAACACAACtccatatataaatataaatagtttAGAAAACACATCAAAAATAGATTTAATTGACGAAAGTAGTAAGAATTATAATATGGGGAACAATTGGTATCAccaaaataagtataataataaGATGCATAATAGTAAAAACagtaaaaatagtaaaaacaGTAAAAGCAGTAAAAACAGTAAGCATAGTCACAATAAGCATATTTCAATAGATCATATAAAAGATGACGATcaagaaataaatgaaaaggagaaaaacaaaatatatgaagaaaaccaaacaaataaaaaaaaaacatggaAGAAGAGAACATTTAGTCCATTTACACCTGGTGGCGTAAGATCAAGTacagttttatttttatgtacaGCTATTGGTGTGGGTCTTTTATCAATTCCATACGTTTTTTCAGAACTTGGGATAATTTTGAGtattatacttatattattaaactcACTAGAATCCTACATAACTACAAATATTTTGTGCATGTCATCACTcgaacataatatatttgtatatggaaatttattagaaaaaattggaaataaatattacaaaACACTTATTGATTTTGgtttaacattttcatttttatcaggCTATGTATTAGTGTTAATACTAGTGAATGATTATTTaagtaatattttatatgccTTTAATTTCCCCAGCTTTATTTCTAATCGTATATTTATAACGATAGTTATATGCTTATTAGTGCTCCCATTAACATTTAGAGAGCATATAGGTtctattaattgttttttaattttttcattattttctataacaTTAACTGTATTAACAGTTGGGTATCAAAGCAAATATTATATGAGTTTATTaccagaaaaaaatatttcattatttaaaataaataagcatttttttaaatgttttaatatattgttattttcattttcacaaCAATCAAATGCTTGCTTTATAACTGGGCAATTTAATCAACCAACACAAAGAAGAATAACAAAATCGGAATCAAgaagtatattaatacaagttattttttatacattattTGGTTTATTAGGATATTTATCCTTTTTAAATACAACCAAAgataacattatattaaattatgaaGAAACAAATATGTCGATACTTTTAtgcaaattttttttatgtatatccttttttttttcaattccattaaattttattgcGACCTATCCTAGTATGATATCTTTATATACATCAATCCGTAATAACAtccaaaaattatattctgTTGTATTCACAAGAAATGAATATTTACCATCTTTGTCAAATATTTTACGCTATGACACCGAAAACCCATTTGGTGAATATATCCAAGATGAAAATACAGAAAACTCAAGCGCATCTGAATCTCAAGGAGATGATATGTTTCAAAGAAAATGCGCAGCAATTTTCGTTACTTGCTTATGTGCTTTTGTAGAATTTAACGTTAGGAAATTATCAAATTTTATAGGTATCTTTGGTGGATTTACTTCATCCATCATATCATG tATCTTACCCaatttgatatattataaaaatatgcatactTTTAAGAACAAAACAGAGAGGTATGCAACCTTAGCCCTACTATGTTTTTTTTCGGTAATGGGGTTGATTTCATCTATAGTTACCGCATTTCTTATAATACGTTAG